A genome region from Buteo buteo unplaced genomic scaffold, bButBut1.hap1.1 HAP1_SCAFFOLD_137, whole genome shotgun sequence includes the following:
- the LOC142028071 gene encoding olfactory receptor 14C36-like — protein sequence MYFFLLSLSLLDLGTISTTVPKAMANSLWDTRAISYPGCAAQVFLFAFLISAEYFLLTVMAYDRYVAICKPLHYGTLLGSRACVHMAAAAWGSGFLYAVLHTANTFSVPLCQGNAVDQFFCEIPQILKLACSDAYLREVGVIVVGVCFGFGCFIFIVLSYGQIFRAVMRVPSEQGQLKAFSTCLPHLAVVSLFMSTGMFSYLKPPSISSPSLDLLVAVLYSVVPPALNPLIYGMRNHEIKDALRKLITGCCSEEMNCMLSFA from the coding sequence atgtacttcttcctcctcagcctcTCCCTCCTTGACCTGGGcaccatctccaccactgtccccaaagCCATGGCCAACTCCCTCTGGGACACCAGGGCCATCTCCTACCCAGGATGTGCTGCACAGGtctttctgtttgcctttttgatctcagcagagtattttcttctcactgtcatggcctacgaccgctacgttgccatctgcaaacccctgcactacgggaccctcctgggcagcagagcttgtgtccacatggcagcagctgcctggggcagtgggtttcTCTATGCCgtgctgcacactgccaatacattttcagtacccctctgccaaggcaatgctgtggaccagttcttctgtgaaatcccccagatcctcaagctTGCCTGCTCAGATGcctacctcagggaagttgggGTAATTGTAGTCGGtgtctgttttggatttgggtgttttattttcattgtgctgtcctatgggcagatcttcagggctgtgATGAGGgtcccctctgagcagggacagctcaaagccttttccacctgcctccctcacctggctGTGGTCTCCTTGTTTATGAGCACTGGCATGTTTTcctacctgaagcccccctccatctcctcgccatccctggacctgctggttGCAGTTCTGTACTCAGTGGTGCCTCCAGCCTTGAACCCCCTCATCTATGGCATGAGAAACCATGAGATCAAGGATGCCCTGAGAAAACTAATCACTGGatgctgttcagaagaaatgaaCTGTATGTTGTCTTTTGCATAG